ATGTTTCAACAGGATGAGTTATTTATCAGAGATCTAAAACATAAATGTAATATGCAAATATGCTGTATCTTCATAAAAGAGTACATAGGAGAGTTCTTAATGGTAGTACATGAGGGAGTACATACAGAATTACAAACAAGTAAAAACTAATATTctttaattagtaatttttattttacatttcagGTGACATATTTGCAGTTGACATCTCAAGAACATGGGAGTTCAACCCAAAGTTCCCCATCAGAAATATTTTCATCCCCAAAATGATCCTGGGTCCACCTCTTCATTTTATACGATTAGTTAACCCTTATGCCAAACATTATCTCAATGTGGATTTCAAAACTCCATTCTACTTGCTGGTAATTCCTCGAATTTTTATATGCTTGCTGTCGCTCATAAATGACTACTGTTTGTACAGAATTTGCGTTATATATGGACAAAACTTTAGAAATAGACTAAAGATTTTCGCAAGCTCCTATGTTGTTTTCGTCTACTGCTGCAGGAGTTTCTCGAACacatttgaaatgatttttttctcCATGCTCCTACTTATAGTAGCTGAATGCATGATGAAATCCGACAAAGTCATTCATCACAACGAATTTCTTAAAGAGAAATATGAGCAGGCAACGTCGGCTGTTGAAAAAGTTAAGATTTTCAAGATGTCCACACATCTTCCCAGTCATAGCTTGAACAAAGTTATAGTACTGTCTACAATTGTAGTAATAGGGATCTTCAATCGTCCTACGTTCGTAGGTTTTGCTTTCCCGCCGATATTCTTTTGGCTTCATAGAGGGTTAGGTTCAAAAGTGGTGGGTTTTAAGGATTTTCACTATAggatatttatgtttataatgtGTGGGGTTCCGACGGCGTTGTTGCTGATTCTTGTGGACTCGGGGTACTATGGGTACATAACGATGGCGGATATAGAGTCTCTGAAGGTGTCGTGGGACAACTGGGTGGTGACGCCGCTGAACTTCCTGCGGTACAACTCGGACATGCGCAACCTGACGCAGCACGGGCTGCACCCGCGCTGGCTGCACTTGGCAGTCAACGTGCCGCTGCTGTTCAACGTGCTGGGGATACTCGCCATCGTCACTCTGTCCGTCAATACCTATAGGTGAGAATGCAAAACTTAACTCAAAATTAGGCAAGTTCTTCATAGTTGGTCATACTTTGCTTTAGCGGTGTTTCCTATGTCATTATCATTTGCCTGTCCTTTTCCAactagggtcggcttccagtgtaaccggtattatgtaatacttacaacaaatataatgaaacaCTTCAGCTTTCTCAACCAAGTATGACTTCATGAGAAAGGAAAACGTGACcacaataataatgatatttttatttctacacCTTTCATAACGTTCACGAAAACAATGGGTGCTAATGCTTTGTCTTAAATAAGACAATGGTATTTTACATTTggctatataatatatttatatttttcagctTCATATTATgctattatgcaaataaaatacacattgaGGATTTGGAATAAGTTACAAtgtcttttaatttaatgttattgtttgtttcagGTTTGTTCGCGGGCAATACAGCAAGTTGCCGCGAATACAGAGCATCACAGGTCTGATGTTATTCTCTCTAGTCATACCGATCGCCGCGCTCTCACTGTTTCCGCACCAGGAGGCGCGCTTCATCATTCCAGTACTCGTACCTCTCATATACCTGTTCGGAAACCACCTCCACACCAACGAGACTGACGGACCACGAACAAGAAGATTCAAAACAACGATTCGTTACACTTGGTATACATTAAACGCTCTACTTACTCTATTCTTCGGATTCATCCATCAAGGAGGCATTTACCCTTTCGCGAATAGCCTTTTCCATGAAATCAAGAACAACTATGGAGTCCACACTCATGTTATAACGACCCATAGTTACAGTATACCAACATTTCTACTCCAGTTGGAAAGTACCACGAAAGTGTACAAGGATAAGAAGACTGGACATAAGTATAGGCTTGCACCAACGACTTTTATACACAAGTATGGGTCTTTACCTATGCATCATCTATTTGTAAAGGTTGATGACGTTTTGACCAACGCTGAGATGATGTTGCATGATTACAAAAAGAGGTATAGGTTTTATATCGCATCGCCGTGCTCTTTGGAGCAGGATCTCCGGTCGGCGGCTGCAAAGTACCACTATTTTGAGCTTATCGAAGAGTTTTCCTACTACCCCCACTTTTGTACGGAAGCCTTTCCTAAATTCCCGTCGAGTCATGACCAATATTGTCTTGATAATACCTTTTTACGAGCAAATGAGTCTCGCGCTATAGATCTGAATATGTTACAAAGAATCTCGTGCTTTATGAAAAAGTTCTGTCTTAGGATTTATAGAGTTAAGCCTGTAACGAAACATCCAAGTGGTTATAGTTAATTTTACAATTCCAGTTAgcaattatgtaattttattgaagtcGTATACACGCCGCCTAATTATGGTtacttattacataatt
The window above is part of the Helicoverpa armigera isolate CAAS_96S chromosome 3, ASM3070526v1, whole genome shotgun sequence genome. Proteins encoded here:
- the LOC110372939 gene encoding GPI mannosyltransferase 4, with the protein product MFLKSDILKAISFRNPVKLPFSYWVLVVLRFVLTALPQHGYIHPDEFFQNVEVIAGDIFAVDISRTWEFNPKFPIRNIFIPKMILGPPLHFIRLVNPYAKHYLNVDFKTPFYLLVIPRIFICLLSLINDYCLYRICVIYGQNFRNRLKIFASSYVVFVYCCRSFSNTFEMIFFSMLLLIVAECMMKSDKVIHHNEFLKEKYEQATSAVEKVKIFKMSTHLPSHSLNKVIVLSTIVVIGIFNRPTFVGFAFPPIFFWLHRGLGSKVVGFKDFHYRIFMFIMCGVPTALLLILVDSGYYGYITMADIESLKVSWDNWVVTPLNFLRYNSDMRNLTQHGLHPRWLHLAVNVPLLFNVLGILAIVTLSVNTYRFVRGQYSKLPRIQSITGLMLFSLVIPIAALSLFPHQEARFIIPVLVPLIYLFGNHLHTNETDGPRTRRFKTTIRYTWYTLNALLTLFFGFIHQGGIYPFANSLFHEIKNNYGVHTHVITTHSYSIPTFLLQLESTTKVYKDKKTGHKYRLAPTTFIHKYGSLPMHHLFVKVDDVLTNAEMMLHDYKKRYRFYIASPCSLEQDLRSAAAKYHYFELIEEFSYYPHFCTEAFPKFPSSHDQYCLDNTFLRANESRAIDLNMLQRISCFMKKFCLRIYRVKPVTKHPSGYS